GTAAGACCGGTGTGACCATGGAATTGGACGAAGCCGGTCAAGTTATCGACAAGGCGCAATACAACCCAAGTTTTAAGTTTGGATATACTTATGTTCAGTCATCGGGGAGTCTCGGCTTTGGAAACACTTATGTGAGCTTGGCGGCCAAGGCAAGCAATCCACTTGTCAAACCTTCTCCCGCCATCATGATGCTATTCACTTTCATATTTGATGTGAGAGGCAATCTAATTGGATTAATAGGCGATCATACGAAATTTCCTTCTTTCGAGGCCTATGAAATCGTGGATGACCATATAACGCGGAAGTATGTGTATGACGCCGTGGCAGAGGGTACCAGTGTTCGCCACCTCATTTACGGCCCTGAAGTTTCCGTTATCAAGAAGTGGCCAAGGTGACTTGCACGTGATTACTCTCGTAAGCGGTCTGAAAGTTGCAGCTATGACAGCATGCATCTTTATGAGTTGGTGCTTCTTCATAATGATGAGCGAGCTCATAGTGTCCAGGATTGACCTATGTCTGCGCCTAGGGTTCAATCCTTTAGATCTGCCGCCTGACGTTGCTTCTTATGGAGTATGGGACATTGTAGTGTACTTACCATACTCCATGAAGAAAGGGGCAGCCTATTTCTGGAAACTCGCACTGCTTTTATCGCTTCTTATAAGTGCACTATACTTGCTATGCGGCAGAATAAATCAACGAGGCCCCTGGTTCCATGTCTTAGTGGGGGTTGTGTGCGGTATCCTAATGGCGTCCGCGTCTCTTGTTTTTTTATTCCCATCAATTCGCGCTGACTTAGGTTCAAGATTATGGATGTATGCATTACCGAATTTGCTGAGTATGCTGCCAGTAGGAATAATTAGTAAGTTACTAGTGTCTTTAGAGTTTAGAGAGTTGTTGGTGAGGTCGCTCCAGAGATGAAGAGAGGGGGGAGAGAATTTTAGACATGATGGTCGGGGATGTTCATCTTTATATGAAGTGGTCGACTTATGCCTTGGCCGAGGCGGCGGACACGGTCGGATCGACCTCGCGCAGCTACGAATGGGACTACAATCCGGACGGCTCGATAGAACTTTCGCTCCGCGGGGCTGATGCAGTCGCGATCGGGCTGCGGAGGCTCCCACAGCCCGACCAGTTGACCGTTGCTTACGCTACAAAGAGTAACACAGACAGCGACAATTCCGAGTCTCTTCATCTCTTACCTCCCAGAATCCTGATCCCGGAACGCCTGTCCTTTCTCAGCAACCCAGTCCGAAGTTTTCTAACACGATCGCCAAGTCGGTGTCGTCCACGATGCCGCTCTTGTCGATGTCTTCCAAGGCGCAGCCGGAGCCGCCAAACGCCTCCAGAATGATGGCCAGGTCGGTATCGTCCACGCAGCCGTCCAAGTTCACATCGCCCGGGACGACCGGCTCGGCCGAATAGAACGCTAGGCCCGTCGCGCCGTTGATCGGCGGGCCAGAAGAAAACACTCCGACGAACGAGCCGTCTGCGCCGCTATATTGGCGCACTTGGTCGTCTCCGCCCTCGTGGAACAGGCTGGTCAGATAGAGATCGCCGTTGGGGCCGAACGCCATGTCGTACGTGTTGCTTTGACCGCCGTCGCCCGGCTGAACGAAGACGTCCATGAACGACCCGTCCGCGCCGCTGTATCGGTAGACGCCGCCTCCGCCAAGGATGTACTCTGCAATGTAAAGATTGCCGTCAAGGCCGAAGTCCAGCGTCCAGGAGTTGGCTAATCCGCCGCTGCCGTCTGCAACGAACAGATCGATGAGGGCTCCCGTCGTTCCGTCAAATCGATACACTCCGCCAGTAGCGAAGTTGCGATCCCAACTGCACGCATAGAGGTTGCCGTCTGGACCAAAGTCCAACTGTCCGGCGCGATTGCCGCCTGCATTGATCACGCCGGTGTCGACAAAAATAGCATCGATCTGACCATCGGCCGGCAGTGCCGCGCCCGTCGCACCATCGAACCGCATCACGTAGCCGGCTGCATAGTCGCTTACATAGAGGTTTCCGTCCGGGCCAAACTTCAGAAAAATCGGCTCTGTCATGAGGGTGCTGGTGCCCGCCGGCACAAACGTGTCCATAAAGAGGCCGGTTCGACCGTCAAACCGCTTGATCTCAGCGTTGTTATAATCGGCAATATAGAGGTGGCCGTCGGGACCGGCCGTAATGCCATAGAGATTGCCCGTCGAACTGCAGACTTGCGATCCGAACAGCGAGCCGTCAAGCCCGGTCGTGCCGTCAAATCGAGCGATGTCGCCCGTGCCATAGCAGGACACAACGAGGTAGTCCTGCTGTGCGAACGCCATCGAAAGCGAGAGAGCCAAAGAAAGTACAGCCAAAAATTGAGTCGATTTCATCAAAATCTCCTTTTTGCCGCATGAAGCAAGTGTTTTTGTCAGCAACCATGATTATACATCGGTTTTCTCTCGTTTGCCGTCAATGCCGCAAAGTCCGAAGGTTTGTTGGGGACGTTGCCTGAAAGATGGTGGCCGGAGGTCGCGCATTCGAACGGCTTCCCGCCTGTTCCCTTGACTTCGCTAACCGCTTTTGGGTAGACTCTGCGGGCTTGAGGGGGTGTGCCCGAGTGGCCAAAGGGGGCAGACTGTAAATCTGTTGGCGACGCCTTCGTTGGTTCGAATCCAACCGCCCCCACCACTGTCGCCGAAGTAGCTCAGGGGCAGAGCGCGTCTTTGGTAAAGACGAGGTCACGGGTTCGATTCCCGTCTTCGGCTCCAGTCGAAAGCCGATAATCAATCATTGAGCGCTGGAGTCATGCAAGGAGGACTCAGATAGGATGGCACGACAAAAATTTGAACGAAGCAAGCCGCACGTCAACATCGGCACCATCGGTCACGTCGACCACGGCAAGACCAGCCTGACCGCGGCCATCACCCGCACGCTGGACAAGCACGGTTTGGCCCAATACCAGGCGTACGACCAGATCGACAGCGCGCCGGAAGAGCGAGAGCGCGGCGTTACGATCAACATCTATCACGCCGAATATCAGACCGAAACGCGGCATTACGCCCACGTCGACTGCCCGGGACACGCCGACTACATCAAGAACATGATCACCGGCGCCGCGCAGATGGACGGCGCGATTCTGGTTGTGGCGGCCACCGACGGCCCCATGCCCCAGACCCGAGAGCACATTCTGCTGGCCCGCCAGGTCAACGTGCCTGCGCTGGTCGTCTTTATGAATAAGGTCGATCTGGTGGACGATCCGGAACTTCTGGAACTGGTCGAGATGGAAATCCGCGACCTGCTGTCCAAGTACGGATTCCCGGGCGACGAGATTCCGATCATCCGCGGCAGCGCGGTCAAGGTGTTGGAAGCGGACGACAGCTCGAACTGGACCAAGGACACCGACAACAGCTGGATCAAGGCCATCCACGACCTGATGGACGCGGTGGACAACTACATTCCGCTGCCCGAGCGCGACCTGGACAAGCCGTTCCTGATGGCGGTCGAGGACGTGTTCACCATCACCGGTCGAGGCACGGTCTGCACCGGCCGAGTGGAGCGCGGCATCCTTAAGCCGGGCGAAGAAGTCGAGATCATCGGCCTGCGATCCGAGACGCGCAAGACCGTCTGCACCAGCATCGAGATGTTCCGCAAGATTTTGGACGACGCGCGAGCGGGCGAAAACGTCGGCCTGCTATTGCGCGGAGTCGACCGAAAGGACATCGAGCGCGGCATGGTCTGCGCGAAGCCCGGCAGCATCAAGCCGCACAAGAAGTTTAAGTGCGAGGTCTACGTGCTGACCAAGGAAGAGGGCGGCCGCCACACGCCGTTCGTCAACGGCTATCGGCCTCAGTTCTACTTCCGCACCACCGACGTAACGGGCGAGATCAAACTGCCCGAAGGCGTCGAAATGGTCATGCCCGGCGACAATATCAACATGGTCGCCGAATTGGGCGAGACCGTCGCTATCGAATCGGGTCTGCGCTTCGCCATTCGCGAAGGCAGCCGAACGGTCGGCGCGGGCGTCGTAACCGAAGTCGTCGAGTAATCGCGCGGCTTCTACAGACTGACTACTGAGGGGCGATCGAAGCGGTCGCCCCTTGGCGTCAAAAGACGAGGGGGTAAAATCAAATGGCTCAGTTATCAAAAAGGGTCATCTTTGTGCTGGCGTGCCAGGAGTGCAAAGACCGGAACTACACAACGTCTAAGAACAAGGACAAGCAGAAAGATCGACTGGAGCTGAAAAAGTATTGTCCGCGGTGCCGCAAGCACACGGAACACCGCGAATCGAAGTAAACCGTACAGGGGTGTAGCTCAGTTGGTAGAGCG
The DNA window shown above is from Armatimonadota bacterium and carries:
- the tuf gene encoding elongation factor Tu: MARQKFERSKPHVNIGTIGHVDHGKTSLTAAITRTLDKHGLAQYQAYDQIDSAPEERERGVTINIYHAEYQTETRHYAHVDCPGHADYIKNMITGAAQMDGAILVVAATDGPMPQTREHILLARQVNVPALVVFMNKVDLVDDPELLELVEMEIRDLLSKYGFPGDEIPIIRGSAVKVLEADDSSNWTKDTDNSWIKAIHDLMDAVDNYIPLPERDLDKPFLMAVEDVFTITGRGTVCTGRVERGILKPGEEVEIIGLRSETRKTVCTSIEMFRKILDDARAGENVGLLLRGVDRKDIERGMVCAKPGSIKPHKKFKCEVYVLTKEEGGRHTPFVNGYRPQFYFRTTDVTGEIKLPEGVEMVMPGDNINMVAELGETVAIESGLRFAIREGSRTVGAGVVTEVVE
- the rpmG gene encoding 50S ribosomal protein L33, translating into MAQLSKRVIFVLACQECKDRNYTTSKNKDKQKDRLELKKYCPRCRKHTEHRESK